The window AATGTTCCAACATTTTTTCTATCACCTTTTCCTTTTTAGTGACTTGACTATATTTCTGTTTGAAGACCAGCAGGAACTTATTTGGCCTACTGACCTGTATCAACCTCAACAGCCTTACCACAAAGATAATCTATCTCCAGCAAAGGCCCTAGAGCTGTTCAAAATCTATACAACAGGACATTAGGGGTTCTAATTTGATGTGGCCCATATCCATTGCCAGAATATGGCAGTTTTTAATTACTCTTTCAACAAGtatttaatgtgttttctttATGACAGAAACTGAAGATACCCCACTCCCtaagaaaaaatgacaaacagCATGCAAATTATAAGCTCATTTACTAGTTCAGCACACAACTCTAGTTATCACTAGCCCTCTGACTTGGGTCTTGGCTTTTGGCCCCAGACTGGTGAAAAACTTGACTGAGGAACAGGAAGTTTCCTGGTTCAATCATTGGATTCAAGTGATCTGTTACCCTTTTGAAAGGCAACATGGAGAAGctacaaatacatttaaaaccTGAGGTTTAGTACTGTTTGTTTTGTTCACCTCAATCATACTTTGCACATCCAAGAAAAATGAGCaggaattgatttaaaaaaaaaaccacaccaaATACCCCTGGGAGAAGGTGTGAAGCAGCTCCTGCTGAAATCTGCAATAAAGTGGaaggaatttatttctttcactgaGGTTGGTCACTTCAGAGCATGAGTCCATGGCATACAACTTTAAGAGGAGATGTTCTGCTGATCTCAGCCAGATTATCCTCCAATTCCAGGCTTTCATGAGGATGTGACTGGTTAACACTCGAGGATCAGAAGGGAGTTACAGTTTGAAGCCAGAATGAATGGCCACGATGCCTGAAGTTAGACTTTCATACGTCACTTTCTGGAAACCTGCATCTTCTATCATCAACTTGAACTCCTCCTACAACACAAGGAAAGATACAGCTAGGAATGCCTGGATTTCAGCATTAGAGCCTTTGTTGTGACCTGAAGAAGTTTTGTACCTGGGATGGGAACCGTCGGATGCTCTCTACAAGGTACTGGTAGGATTTCCAGTCTCCTGCAATGACCTCTCCTATAACAGGAATGACCTGAAAGCTATATAGATCGTAAAGCctaaacaaacagcaaaagagTAAGATTAGAACGTGTCCCAATTTCTCCCAAGGTCTAAGCCTGGGATCACAAATTCAAATGCCTTTAAAGGCCAAGTACTCAAAATAAAGTTGGGCCAGGTGAAAAATCTATAGGGAGTAATGAGGAAGTTGTGAACAGGTACAGTTAGGAAGTATCATAAAGTGGAGAAAGGGCAGCTACTACTCAGCTCTAGGATTATTGCCATGTGGAAATATGGAAACCAGGGTTGCCATGCAGTCTGATTTtcaatgaagctggaaatccagatttttatgtaaaatgtcctgatttttaaatatggataactaagtcaatttcttaaaatatcatGTGAGTCAAACAAATACATATGTGGGCTGACTGAAGCCACTGGTTCTTGGTTTGTGACTCTTCTGGCCTAGTGTTGTCATTTGGAATTGGCTGACGTCTCACTCAGGAGACACCATCCCTCAGGGTCTCTGAACTATGAAGGCAGGAGAGTTCAAAGCTTACGGgctattttctttccattttggagTGGAAAACCCTTAGACAATCAAGCAatcaagcaataaaaataaaaactcttaaCAATTCCAACCTGGATATGAGGGGATTGTTCACTTGGCTAAACTCCAGACAGAGAAACCGTCCCCCTTGTTTCAGTACCCGATGGGCTTCCTGGAGTGCCTGAGTGAGACAAGGAACAACGGGATACATTCCTCAGTTGACCTCATTCAGTTCCATGAGGCTGAGACAGCTTTAGCTTCTGTTGCTATTATAAAAGTTATTTccccaccttgttgttcaagatgtagtggagaggctggagggaattgcctgaaaatgtagtgctgtgttccagtagccatgtttcttgatgatgattgaacaatgatatagctttcacaatgagactctgtgaatgtggaaaccttatgtctgatgctccttttagctactatatcaacagaagagtagaacatatgcaataaaaataaataatagggggaacaaatgttaaaatgaatttagtgtgtaatagtggtaaatgaaagcaaggggtaaggggtatggtacgtatagtttttttttctctatcattttatttctttttctgttgtctttttatttttttttctaaatcgatgcaaatgtactaagaaatgatgaatatgcaactatatgatgatattaagaattactgattatatatgtagaatggaatgatttctaaatgttttgtttgttaattttttttaattaataaaaaaagttaaaaaaaaaaaagttatttcccAAAGATCCTTGTTCACTCTCAGCTGGGAAGCTGTAACAGCAGAAATAACCCTGCCATGTCCTAAACTTTATAGGTATTCTGCTGCACAAGACTCCTAGATTACCTGGAGTAATCTAAATTGAATATAAATTGGTACAATCTCCAAGAGGGCAATTTTAGAATCACCTATTAAAATGTTTATCCTCTTTGATCTAGTAATTCTAGGAATCTTAAAGAAATGCATCTACAGTGGAAATGACAGATATATAGGTTATTCACTGTAATACTGTTTGAACAGAACAAGATTTGAAGCCTCTTAACCGTTATGAGAGACTGGTTAAATTACAGAGTCTCTATACAAATGGAATCTATGCAGCTATTACAAAAAGGAGGGAAGAGTGCTCTTTTATATATGGATGTGGGAAAATCTCTACGATATATctttaagggggaaaaaacactGGGCAAAATGTTTACTATGCtaattttatattaagaaacaaaGGGTCCTGTTtggttaaggtgtaatggagaggctggagggaactgcctgaaaatgtagtactgtgttccagtagccatgtttcttgatgatggttgtataatgatatagctttcgcaatgtgacttttcacactgtgtggttgtgaaaaccttttgtctgatgctccttttatctaccttatcaacggacgagtagaacatatggattaaaaacaaataaataatagggggaaaaatgttaaatttagtagattgaaatgctaatgatcaatgaaagggaggggtaaggggtatggtatgtatgagttttttttgttttttttacatttctttttctgaattgatgcaaatgtctgagaaatgatcatgatgattaatatacaactatgtgatgattttgtgagttagtGATTAtacaacaagaatggaatgatcatatggtgtttgtatgtggttatgtttcattaaaaaaaatgatcatggtgaagaatacacaactatgtcataatattgtgagccactgattgtataccatgtatggactgtatgtttgtgaagatctgtcaataaaaatattaaaaataaaataaagggtgATACAGGGtagctcagtgatagaattctttcctgccatgcaggaaaccagggttcgattccaAGACCCTGcaccttccccccaaaaaataaaataaaataaagaaaaaaggttatatttaatatatacaaaatatttttgcaaagaTACACAAAATACTGGCGACTGGGAGTGGTAGGAGACAGGGGAGGAGACTTTCTCATGACATACTCTTTTGTACCTTCTGAACctattcaaaaaatttttttttaataaaagaaataataaatgctatGGATACAATATAGGTCATAAAAACCAAGCTAAAGAGCACCATTAGGGTGCTCTGAAGCAGAGAAACCAGGGAACTGAACCCCTGTTATAGTAATGAAACTGGGTGCTTTGTACATggtcttcaaatattttgaatagaatgctaaagcagaaataaagaatTGTATCAGATTAAGAGCTAAATATTCCTTTCTCGCTATAGAGGCACCATGAATCTAGCTACCTTCTGCCATAATAGAGTTTGAGTGCCTTTTTCTGCGTCAGACAACTCCACCTCTGACATGTCTCTGATCTACAAATTTACAGGGTGAGAAAGCTTCACTGGGGAGAAGATGAACCATCAGAGCAAGACTGACAGTCTCAAAGATGTAAACATCAACCCAAGCGACAAAGGCTTCTAGGGGGATCAGCTCTGTGGTTTGgggatttttttcaatttaatgattagcAAGAGTGGCAGACCTTAAaaggtctgaaagtcattccatttattcCACTCAAGAGCTGGGCCTGGACAGgactctctccctcttttctcatTCACTATGGATCCACTCCAGGAAAACAAATACCCTGAGAGTCACACAAGCCAAGGATGCAACTATTTGTACCCGATCAATGTGTGTGACATTCCGGATCCCAAAGGCAATGGTGTAAACGTCAAACTTGTTGTCATCAAAGGGCAGCTCTTCAGCATCTCCCAAGACCCAAGCAAGCCCTGAAAGAGAAAATCAGTTCTGGGACCTGGCCTGGAGATTATGTTCTCTGTACCCAGGTGCCTCAGAATCCTTCCTTCTCTACTGGATTCCTGGCCACTGACTTCAAGATGACCGCTAATTCTGAGAATCTAAGGCTGGTGTCCTTGAAGTTTAACAAGATCTGAGTCTTCCCCCCAACGCTCTCAGAGTACAATATGATGCTAACGTAGCCATGTCTATCCTCAAACCCTCATATGCAATTTTATCCAAATAAGTGTTTTGTATAGAGCCATATGTTTAAGAGCCCAGTCTTCAGGGTTAGACTGCCTGAGTTCTAATACCAGTTTCATTATAGGGTTGCATTATATAGGCATGACTGGGGGAATCAACACCCATGTAGTTGAACTCAATCTGCTACCCCATGTCCAGCTGACACGATCTGGCTCAAAGCTCCAATACCCTATGCACATGTTTGGTCTTTCTGGTGTGGCCAGCCCCTATCCTGCCATCTCTTTATCATATGAACTATCAGGTATGGTCTCAGGTCCACCATGGATAATAAAGGAAGCACCTATCACTGGAAATTCCAAAGATACAGAGGTTCCCTCTCTAGGAACTAGGGATAAAAACCAGCCAAATTCTTCATTATACTATACTCTTTGACCCAGGTATTTGATTCTTAGGAGGAAACACTGACATTATCATCATAGCTACCACTCACTAAGATCTAACCTCAAGGCAGCATCTGTGCTATCACTTTACATATGTTATCTCATCAAATTCTCATGCCCATTATTACTAGTTATTACTATAGTTATTACTATCATCCCCACATTTCAGATGAGCAGAGAGTaccaggaaggagaaagaagcttGCTTATGGTCACACAGGTGAACTGGAACTCAGGTAAGCAGATACCAGAGCCTAACTTAAAGCAGGTAACAATGGCACATGAACAACTCAGGCAATTGCCTCCTGTTGTTGAGGTGGCTATTACTTACAGATAAGGTAATTAAGACTGAGAGAGTTTAAACATCTGCCCAAGGTTAAATAGTTAGTAAAAAATTAATGGATGTATTTAATAACTTATAAATAAGGATATCATAATGTGCCTCATGccaaaaatagggaaaaatgaaAGATCCTTTGGTTACTGGTTACATGAGTTATGAAGTATCCATATGGAATAGTATCATAAAAAACAATGATCTTAAGGATTTTTTTAATGACATGAAAAACTATTATGCTACAACACGGAATTAAGGTGGAACACTGAAAAGTACATAAAAGGTGATCTcaattttgtaaaaagaaaataattaggaaaaagacaggaaggaaatgtttaaatattagGAGGGGACATCTATGGATATCAGGATTATGTGTTACtttcttctgaatattttcaaaatctgaAGCCCAATATTTCTCTCAAATACATTGCTTTTATAATATGTCAAATCTTTTAAGGGACCTGCTATCAGAACTTCCAGTTGGAGAAGCAACACAGACGGTGCTACACAGAAAATGCCTTCACGCATTAACTTCACATTTATGAAATGATTTCTAGAATCCTCCCACTTAGTTTCAACTCATTTttgcatgagatttttttttcgcAAAGGCAGTATTTTGGAGATTGCTAAAGGCAACGGGAAAGATAATGAAAACTATATTATACAGCACTTAATTGTTCCTGTTCAGTAGAGCTGTATTGGTAATTAGGAGAGCTTGAAAGGCAAGCCATGCTATGGAAGAGGTGGATTCCAGAGACGGAATGTCACCTATCATTTCAGTAACTTTGTTCTCCATTCTTTATGGCTAAGCAGCAGAGAGGAGAAACATGTTGTTTTCAGTAGGAGTAAAGCAACACAGAGCCTTTGTCTAAAAGTACCACAGACCGACTCCTGATTGGCATATATGGTTAACAAAAGAGTCCTTCAACTTGAGGGTCAGTGGGCTGTGGGTCATCTAGGCAGCTGCTTCTAGGGGCAGTAAGAGGAGGAAGAACTGAGTAAAGTAACCATACATGCTAGGGGAAAGGCGGTccggagaaaggagagaaatgcTGATGTTGACCGAGagacttcattttctttgttgCATAGCACTGCCTCTGAGAATGGTTGCCTGTAGTGCCTGATGAGCTTGGGGCTCTGAAAAACTGGAAATGGTGTAGCTCCCAGGATCATTAATTTTACTTGAAAAACTGCTGggaaaagtactttaaaatattaaaataaacagaaagccAAAGGTACAACTGATATTTTTAAGAGAGAGCACAAATCATCCCCAATACTTTGGACTTGCATTGGGCTCCCTCCTAGAAACATGCAGTCACACTCCCTGCTGTTCAGAGGACTGCACACAGGAATTGGTTAGGTCCTCTGAGAAGCAAATTGCTGAGGTGGCTGTAGGTGTACAGAAGTTATTTTTTGTGGGGGCAACACCtgggaaagataaaaaaaagaacaagcaaaaccgAGCGGGGAAAGCCTTTAGACGCCATGCAGAGCTGATGAAATCGCATCCTACTCAACAGGGAGCACTGCAGTGAGGACTACCTATTAAGAGTGTCCAGATCCAGCGCTCAGTTGCTGGCTGGGGGCTGCTAGGGAAGAAGAGGCTGCTCTCGGCATGAAATCTGAGGGAGATCTGGAAGGTGCTAAAGCTGTCGGCTAACTGTGCTCCTTATGGCCAAACAGAATGGCAAAGTTCTTTCTTTATGGGAGATCCAAGTAGTGCACCTGCTTGGCTTCCACATCAATCAAACCATCCTAGCGCTGACAGGGTCATCTGAGAGCTGTCGGGAATTGAAAGCAAACCTTCTGTTCAGGGCTCAAGAGCTGAGATCAGAAGATTCAGCTCCAATGTGGGATTTGCCTTTTAAAAGCTGTGTGGCTTAAGTAAGATACTTAAGTAAGATGTGGACAAATAAACTCACGCAGCTTtatctttcctgtcacatgaAGCTGGTATGCTAACTTACTAGGTTGctgaacaaatgaaaatgacaacatATAAACTGGATTGTGCCAAGCAAATTAACTTCAACTCCTGCCTAAAAGCTGGAAAATGAAGCATGCCAATATTCCTTACACATTCTGTGTTATTTTATAAACACAAACACTTCTTCTCTGTCTACTTTCTGTGGACTTACCAGCTTTGTATCCTTGAGCCTGGGCTTTCTGCTTTCCAACTTTTAGCATCTCCTTATTGATGTCACAGATCATTACACGGGAACCACCCAAGGAATCCTCTTCATTCTGGTACTTTTTGGCAATTTCTTCCCAGGATAAATTTTGTTGGGCCCTTAACTGCCTCTTCTGTTTTCCCTGATGTTGTGCCTGAATGTAATTAAGGAACCGGAATGCAATGTCACCTGTGGGAAGCCAACAGGAAGAAAGatgcaaaaaaaccaaaaaggaaaaacaaaacaaaagacagcATTTCCtaaaactaaaaggagaaataaaggtaGAGGCGTTGAAGAGTGCATGAAAACTGAAGTTTCTACTCATCTcaagatggaattttttttttaaagtaacattttaacttctgagattctataaaagccTTTTCaagcaaaaaggcaaacaacccaataaaaaaatcaGCATTTCTCCCAAAGAACTTATACAAACAGCaataaacacaggaaagaaagatttcaacatcattaatcattagggaaatgtaaatcaaaactactATGAGATACCTCATACCCTCTAGagtgtttattatttaaaaaaaaggaaaacaacaagtgttggtgaggatgtggacaAATAAACTCACGCAGCattggtgagaatataaaatggtgcagctgctgtggaaaagtttggtggttcctcagaaagttaaacacagacttaccatatgacctggcaattccatttctagttaTACATCCAAAAGAAAtgtcatattgtatgttgattggttttaccaataaaaattttaaaaatttaaaaattaaaaaaaaatgaaagcagcgaattaaacagatacttgtataccaatgttcacaggAGCGTTATTAACAagagccaaaaggtagaagcaacccaagtgtccattaatggatgaatggacaaacaaaatgtgattatatatatatcatacagtggaatattattcaacctaaaaagaaatttaagttcTGATAAATCCTACAAAATGTgtggatcttgaagacatcatgttgagtaaattaagacacaaagggacagacaTTGTATGATTCCGCTTATATTCATaactagaataggcaaattcatagagacagaaagtaaagtacCAATTACAGGGGGTCAGGGGTAATGGTAATAAGGATATAATGCTTAATGAGTACAGGGTTTCTATTTAGGGTTGTGGGCAAGTTCtgataatgaatggtggtgagggAAGTGTTACATTGTGAAAATGTGATTAATCACTGAATGGGATATTTGGGAGGGGTTGAGATaggaaatatgttttatatatgttttcacaattcaaaagaaaagtggaactaaagagacaatgacaattaaatgcaatacaagaTCCTGCATGGCCGAAAAGGCCCAAGAGGACATTATTAGGTCATTTGAAAAGCTAGAATACAGACTGCAAGCTTTATTtcaatgttaaagttcttgataactgtatttaaggtagttatataagtgaatatcactgtacataggaaatgtacatggaagtattatgtattTAAGGAGCATGATGTCTACAACCTACTCTCACATGTTTAGAGactagatggatggatagatagacaaaCAGATGGACTGATAGACTGACTGATGGGTATCTAGGCTGATACAGCAAATGCAGCAAAATGTTAAACCTGGTGGATCTAGATATCTGGGGGtatatgctggagttctctgttgagttttgtattatttttgtaactgtcttataagtttgaaattCCTTTACATACCAAATTTATAATGATACTCATACCCCCACCTCTGCTTGCCTACATACTTCTATCATTTTCATAGTTCCTCACAGATTTTTGTAATTTGGagtacaatattttattttttgttccatCATCTACAGACAGTATCTTTTGACTCCTTTTAACATTACATCAGATAAACTTTTACCTTGTCAAGATTGATAACATTTACTCTTTATTCTATAGCTATAATTAGCCTTCCATGCTTTGTTGATGGTTTGAGTCTAAAAGCTGAAATCAAAAGGGTTTTAATTATTGTGAcaatgggcaggccacagtggctcagcaggcagagttctcacctgccatgcaagagacccgggttcaattctcaaagcctgcccatgagaagaaaaaaaaaatcattattgtgATAATGATCTCTAGGATTAGGATcacatttcctttcttataatactgtttccttttcttttttccttgaacTATTAGCAGGAAATACACCCTtaagttttttccatttctgtatctcaaccaaaagggggaagagtaaaatgagacaaaataaagtgtcagtggctgagagattccaaacagaatcgagaggttatcctggaggttattcttatgcattaaatagatatcacctgtttagttaaggtgtgatgaagaggctgaagggaactgcccaaaaatgtatttaaacattACATGCCCAACATGTTAAATACATGCCCAACAtggctccggtggccatgttgcttgaagataattgtatgatgagaTGGTTgttgcagtgtgactatgtggttgtgagagccttgtgtgatgctccttttgtctaccttatagATGGACAAGTAAaagatatgaattaaaaataaataataggtaacaaagattagagcagaaataaatgaaattgaaaacatgaaaacaatagagaaaatcaataagaccagaagttggttctatgagaaaatcaataagattgatgggccctagcaagattgacaaaaagaagagagaggacgcaaataaataagatcagaaatggaagaggagacataaccactgacctcacagaaataaaggaggtaataacaggatactatgaacaactttacgctaataaatacaacaatgtagatgaaatggacaagtttctagaaaggcatgaacaacctactttgactcaagaagaaatagatgacctcaacaaaccaatcacaagtaaagaaattgaatcagtcattcaaaagcttccccaaaagaaaagtccagaaaacCAGACtttggcttcacatgtgaattctaccaaacattccagaaagaattagtaccaactctgctcaaactcttcaaaaaaatcgaagtggagggaaagctacctaattcattctatgaagccaacatcaccctcataccaaaaccaggcaaagatattacaaaaaaagaaaactacagaccaatctctctaatgaacacagatgcaaaaattctcaacaaaattctagcaaatcgaatccagcaacaaattaaaagaattatacatcatgaccaagtaggattcatcccaggtatgcaagaatggttcaacataagaaaatcaattaatgtaatacaccatatcaacaaatcaaagcagaaaaatcacatgatcatctcaattgatgcagagaaggcatttgacaagattcaacatcctttcctgttgaaaacactccaggggataggaatacaagggaacttccttaaaatgatagagggaatatatgaaaaacccacagctaatatcatcctcaatggggaaaaactgaaaactttccccctaagatcaggaacaagacaaggatgtccattatcaccactattatttaacatcgtgttggaggttctagccagagcaattagacaagaaaaagaaatacaaggcatcaaaattggaaaggaagaagtaaaactatcactgtttgcagacgatatgatactatacatcgaaaacccggaaaaatccacaataaaactactagagctaataaatgagtacagcaaagtagcaggttacaagatcaacattcaaaaatctgtagtgtttctatacactagcaatgaacaagttgagggggaaatcaagaaacgaattccatttacaattgcaactaaaagaataaagtacttaggaataaatttaactaaagagataaaagacctatacaaagaaaactacaaaagactgttaaaagaaatcacagaagacctaaatagatggaagggcataccgtgtttatggattggaagactaaatatagttaagatgtcaatcctacctaaattgatttacagattcaatgcaataccaatcaaaatcccaacaacttatttttcagaaataggaaaaacaataagcaaatttatctggaagggcagggtgccccgaattgctaaaaacatcttgcggaaaaaaaacgaagctggaggtcttgcactgccggactttaaggcatattatgaagccacagtggtcaaaacagcatggtattggcataaagatagatatatcgaccaatggaatcgaatagagtgctcagatatagaccctctcatctatggacatttgatctttgataaggcagtcaagccaactcacctgggacagaacagtctcttcaataaatggtgcctagagaactggatattcatatgcaaaagaatgaaagaggacccgtatctcacaccctatacaaaagttaactcaaaatggatcaaagatctaaacattaggcctaagaccataaaacagttagaggaaaatgtagggagatatcttatgaaacttacaattggaggcggttttatggaccttaaa is drawn from Tamandua tetradactyla isolate mTamTet1 chromosome 5, mTamTet1.pri, whole genome shotgun sequence and contains these coding sequences:
- the COQ5 gene encoding 2-methoxy-6-polyprenyl-1,4-benzoquinol methylase, mitochondrial, encoding MAAPRNWALWIVYGRGLSPAPGICRLPGLLRPWTGGLLGSRLLSQEKRATETHFGFETVSEEEKGDKVYQVFENVAKKYDVMNDMMSLGIHRVWKDLLLWKMHPFPGTQLLDVAGGTGDIAFRFLNYIQAQHQGKQKRQLRAQQNLSWEEIAKKYQNEEDSLGGSRVMICDINKEMLKVGKQKAQAQGYKAGLAWVLGDAEELPFDDNKFDVYTIAFGIRNVTHIDRALQEAHRVLKQGGRFLCLEFSQVNNPLISRLYDLYSFQVIPVIGEVIAGDWKSYQYLVESIRRFPSQEEFKLMIEDAGFQKVTYESLTSGIVAIHSGFKL